One region of Sardina pilchardus chromosome 18, fSarPil1.1, whole genome shotgun sequence genomic DNA includes:
- the si:dkey-191g9.5 gene encoding rap1 GTPase-GDP dissociation stimulator 1: MADMEALSEALKAISVSTEVIDEELKPHLDTLLSTLLEKKEGAAQKIASSGILPTLANSIRKKGPLISQVTLVVAEMAREAGVRDSCIEAGLVSALLPHLNSKDEELLLHTGRAIGRICFENATQQDKLVEGGVIPRLVTIMKIYPENDPLVNVCLLALCNLADMDTAREALAEVGVAEVLTAQLKRAPDAERRHLILEILGSLGESDALKLQFVEAGVPEVLSEMIGGLQGGSDPHDLCSIKIASNLIVSLLLGDESMQKCFGEGTGSVYKDVLSWLQSSNTQLQLAGALAIANFARNDSNCVKMLELGVVPHILDLMEKHVDEGDVSVQHAGLSALRNLAIPASNKVRMLEDGVTERIQTLLRSDMPPVQFKLLGTLRMMVDGQAKAATVLGKDEGLLKRVMEWCEAKDHAGVRGEANRLLAALIWHSRDHEVIHAVINAQGMQHLITMATSEHVIMQNEALVALAIASAIDIDAVQEPFAEAELLPTLQKMLEDPVGAVEVKFSTMGLICSLANSSMLREQMEKLNLKDSLTQLSSHTNTRLAAQADTVLAVLAETS; the protein is encoded by the exons AGGAGGGCGCTGCCCAGAAGATCGCCTCCAGCGGCATCCTACCCACGCTGGCCAACTCCATCAGGAAGAAGGGCCCGCTCATCTCCCAGGTCACCCTGGTCGTGGCCGAGATGGCCAGGGAAG CTGGGGTGAGAGACAGCTGTATTGAGGCGGGCCTGGTGTCTGCCCTTTTGCCACATCTGAACAGCAAAGACGAGGAGCTTCTGCTGCACACGGGCAGGGCTATCGGACGGATCTGTTTCGAAAATG CTACCCAGCAGGATAAGCTGGTTGAGGGGGGAGTCATTCCCAGACTGGTCACTATCATGAAGATTTACCCAGAGAACGATCCGCTGGTCAATGTGTGCCTACTGGCTTTGTGCAACTTGGCTGATATGG ACACTGCCCGAGAGGCTCTGGCGGAGGTGGGTGTTGCGGAGGTGCTGACTGCCCAGCTGAAGCGTGCCCCCGACGCCGAGAGACGCCACCTCATACTGGAAATACTGGGATCGCTGGGAGAAAGCG ATGCGCTGAAGTTGCAGTTTGTGGAGGCTGGTGTGCCAGAGGTCCTGTCAGAGATGATCGGAGGTCTACAGGGAGGCTCTGACCCCCACGACCTCTGCAGCATCAAAATAGCTTCCAACCTCATTGTGTCTCTCCTGCTGGGGG ATGAGTCTATGCAGAAGTGCTTCGGCGAGGGCACGGGGAGCGTCTACAAGGACGTGCTCTCCTGGCTACAGTCTTccaacacacagctgcagctggCCGGAGCCCTGGCCATCGCCAACTTTGCCAGGAACG ACAGTAACTGCGTGAAGATGCTGGAGCTGGGCGTGGTCCCTCACATCCTGGACCTCATGGAGAAGCATGTGGACGAGGGGGACGTGTCTGTCCAGCACGCGGGCCTCAGCGCCCTCCGGAACCTGGCCATCCCTG CCTCTAATAAGGTGCGGATGCTGGAGGACGGCGTGACGGAGAGGATCCAGACCCTGCTGCGCTCGGACATGCCCCCTGTCCAGTTCAAGCTGCTGGGCACCCTGCGCATGATGGTGGACGGCCAGG CGAAAGCCGCCACTGTGCTGGGGAAGGATGAGGGCTTGCTGAAGCGGGTGATGGAGTGGTGCGAGGCCAAGGATCACGCAGGGGTCCGTGGAGAGGCCAACCGCCTGCTGGCCGCTCTCATCTGGCACAGCCGAGACCat GAGGTTATCCACGCTGTTATCAATGCCCAGGGGATGCAACACcttatcaccatggcaaccagcGAACATGTCATCATGCAGAACGAAGCTCTGGTTGCTTTGGCGATTGCTTCGGCAATAGATATTG ACGCTGTGCAGGAGCCCTTTGCCGAGGCGGAGCTGCTGCCCACTCTGCAGAAGATGCTGGAGGACCCGGTGGGGGCCGTGGAGGTCAAGTTCAGCACCATGGGCCTCATCTGCAGCCTGGCCAACTCCA GTATGTTACGGGAGCAGATGGAGAAGCTGAACCTGAAGGACAGCCTTACTCAGCTCTCCAGCCACACCAACACCAGGCTGGCCGCGCAGGCGGACACCGTGCTGGCCGTTCTGGCCGAGACCAGCTAA
- the si:dkey-191g9.7 gene encoding uncharacterized protein si:dkey-191g9.7, translating into MAERGRPESEHFPSGSSSPADPRVTTDALSISKSSADMVTSPHQLDKANQGPNGAGSLPTDAQNGAKQQPLRVGAHSAESTPDHPAVRNAGRPHSMAEPHSGMEALLEGTLNHHHHQHYQHQLHQHHHQHYGAPCCGDRGLGSSGSHRDLSGHRLAPGALPVQRSHSDSLQALRESPVPHPHPHCESAASPLHPAHLAHDAHFCGTQPCPGLVCKQSLQLQPSGSLTTSARGPSPTAQLQLQPQHGCVPAVPSNTPSERAAESWHPHYEEAAAAAAYCGPYGVPMVPGAMDETLAAYCHHQPISAAVQLLPVAGQRGLPGAEAQMLALPRLISSISETGLDAKRVLRCCNLDCTWPNAPALHHAGSQPHVGDEAHHLLMTTAAAAAVVVATRDAGTMTSRTELRDVGVQAEQVAKTPPPRHMYPEVCLADDGAVNGAPAAGKSGGGGGGAAQSKSPVKEVKWDAEGMTWEVYGASVDPEELGVAIQKHLELQIKETASRAAKLSRQNTSASQGTAGTGTGTGAGSDSTVRRRKRGGLMGSLRGSLRGPGCCTRATNAVD; encoded by the coding sequence ATGGCCGAGCGAGGGCGCCCTGAGTCAGAGCATTTCCCCTCCGGGTCTTCCTCCCCAGCAGACCCCAGGGTCACCACAGACGCTCTGTCCATCTCCAAGAGCTCCGCAGACATGGTGACATCTCCCCATCAACTGGACAAGGCCAACCAGGGCCCGAACGGCGCCGGTTCCTTGCCAACAGACGCCCAGAATGGTGCCAAGCAGCAGCCTCTTCGAGTCGGTGCCCACAGCGCTGAAAGCACCCCTGATCACCCGGCGGTCCGTAACGCGGGGCGACCGCACAGCATGGCAGAGCCGCACAGCGGGATGGAAGCGCTGCTGGAGGGGACGctgaaccaccaccaccaccagcactacCAGCACCAgctgcaccagcaccaccaccagcactatGGCGCCCCCTGCTGTGGGGACAGAGGACTGGGCTCCTCAGGGTCCCACAGGGACCTCAGCGGGCACAGGCTTGCGCCCGGCGCCCTGCCCGTGCAGCGGAGCCACTCGGACTCGCTGCAGGCGCTGCGGGAGAGCCCCGTCCCGCACCCGCACCCCCACTGTGAATCCGCCGCGTCGCCGCTTCACCCAGCTCACCTGGCCCACGACGCCCACTTCTGCGGGACGCAGCCGTGCCCGGGCCTGGTGTGCAAGCAGTCTCTGCAGCTGCAGCCCAGCGGCAGCCTGACCACCTCAGCTCGGGGCCCCAGCCCCACGgcgcagctccagctccagccccagcacgGCTGCGTCCCGGCGGTGCCGTCCAACACGCCCAGCGAGAGAGCCGCCGAGTCCTGGCACCCGCACTACgaagaggcggcggcggcggcggcgtacTGCGGCCCGTACGGCGTGCCCATGGTGCCCGGGGCGATGGACGAGACGCTGGCCGCCTACTGCCACCACCAGCCCATCTCCGCCGCCGTGCAGCTGCTGCCGGTGGCCGGACAGCGGGGTCTGCCGGGCGCCGAGGCCCAGATGCTCGCCCTGCCGCGCCTCATCTCCTCCATCAGCGAGACGGGCCTGGACGCCAAGCGCGTGCTGCGCTGCTGCAACCTGGACTGCACCTGGCCCAACGCCCCGGCCCTGCACCACGCCGGCAGCCAGCCGCACGTGGGCGACGAGGCCCACCACCTCCTCAtgaccaccgccgccgccgctgccgtcgTCGTCGCCACAAGGGACGCGGGCACCATGACGTCCCGCACGGAGCTGAGGGACGTGGGGGTGCAGGCGGAGCAGGTGGCCAAGACGCCTCCGCCGCGCCACATGTACCCCGAGGTGTGCCTGGCGGACGACGGGGCCGTGAACGGGGCGCCGGCCGCGGGCaagagcggcggcggcggcggtggcgccGCGCAGTCCAAGTCGCCCGTCAAGGAGGTGAAGTGGGACGCGGAGGGCATGACCTGGGAGGTGTACGGCGCCTCGGTGGACCCCGAGGAGCTGGGCGTGGCCATCCAGAAACACCTGGAGCTGCAGATCAAAGAGACGGCCAGCCGCGCCGCCAAGCTGTCCCGCCAGAACACCAGCGCCTCGCAGGGCACCGCCGGCACAGGGACCGGGACGGGGGCCGGCAGCGATAGCACCGTGCGAcgcaggaagagagggggactCATGGGGTCCCTACGAGGGTCGCTGAGGGGTCCAGGGTGCTGTACGCGCGCCACCAATGCCGTGGACTGA